The following are from one region of the Polaribacter marinaquae genome:
- a CDS encoding ATP-binding protein, producing MNSLLKRQIRKYLPKELRESEDLDAFLDAINKSYKTSEEQFVMLQRATTISSEELFNVNSKLKEETNSQKKVINKLEGVIDQLQSYNLLGDRPEETTDSLTLVDFIDNQTKEIIRINNQKDALLKDLELQNQELNDYAQMVSHDLKSPLQSIETMATWLQEDYKEALEPYGIENLKIIRENVLKMDNLVRGILEYSTIRRMEGEFYKVNLNEILKKLIGQLKISDSIKITVPNNLPTVYGDKFRLEKLFYNLLDNAIKYNDKEEKIIKIGFEENENYFNFYVKDNGLGIKERYFDKVFETFQKLDHENNSTGLGLPIVKKIIDIYNGKIWIESIEDKETTFYFTLKK from the coding sequence AGACAAATCAGAAAATACTTACCTAAAGAACTTCGTGAAAGTGAAGATTTAGATGCATTCTTAGATGCTATAAATAAATCATACAAAACATCCGAAGAGCAGTTTGTAATGTTGCAAAGAGCTACAACAATTAGCTCTGAAGAACTATTTAATGTTAATAGTAAACTAAAAGAAGAAACTAATTCTCAAAAAAAAGTTATCAATAAATTAGAAGGTGTAATAGATCAATTACAATCTTATAATTTATTGGGAGATAGACCAGAAGAAACAACAGATTCGTTAACGCTTGTAGATTTTATTGATAATCAAACTAAAGAAATAATACGAATTAATAATCAAAAAGACGCACTCTTAAAAGATTTAGAATTACAAAATCAAGAGTTGAACGATTATGCCCAAATGGTATCGCATGATTTAAAATCCCCATTACAAAGTATAGAGACAATGGCCACTTGGTTGCAAGAAGATTATAAAGAAGCATTAGAACCATACGGAATAGAAAATTTAAAAATTATAAGAGAAAACGTATTAAAAATGGATAATTTAGTACGTGGTATTTTAGAGTACTCTACCATTAGAAGAATGGAAGGAGAATTTTATAAAGTTAATTTAAATGAAATTCTAAAAAAGTTGATTGGTCAACTAAAAATATCTGATTCTATTAAAATAACCGTTCCTAATAATTTACCTACAGTTTACGGTGACAAATTTAGATTAGAAAAATTATTCTATAATTTGCTAGATAATGCAATAAAATATAACGATAAAGAAGAAAAAATTATAAAAATTGGCTTTGAAGAAAATGAAAATTATTTTAATTTCTATGTAAAAGATAACGGACTTGGTATTAAAGAACGTTATTTTGATAAAGTTTTTGAGACATTTCAAAAATTAGATCATGAAAACAACTCTACAGGATTAGGATTACCAATTGTAAAAAAAATTATAGATATTTACAACGGTAAAATATGGATAGAATCTATTGAAGATAAAGAAACTACATTTTATTTTACATTAAAGAAATAA